A single region of the Actinoplanes sp. SE50/110 genome encodes:
- a CDS encoding SDR family NAD(P)-dependent oxidoreductase, with product MGQDETMSDDRLRGYLRRAVADLDDAKRRLREAEQSRHEPIAIVSAACRFPGGADTSERLWDLLAAGTDAISDFPMDRGWDLAALYDPEPGTPGRTYVRTGGFLHDAADFDADFFRMSPREARETDPQQRLLLETAWEAVERAGIAPTALRGTPTGVFAGVVYHDYSTDGGPGGLASVASGRIAYLMDLTGPVVTVDTACSSSLVALHWAVRALRSGECSLALVGGATVMAGPASFVGFSQDRGLSPDGRCRSFAAAADGTAWGEGAGMLLLERLGDARRNGHPVLAVVRGSAVNSDGASNGLTAPNGPAQQRLIRAALADARLRADQVDAVEAHGTGTTLGDPIEAEALLATYGRQRRDGRPLWLGSVKSNIGHTQAAAGVGGIIKLLEALRHETLPPTLHVDEPSGHVDWTTGDVRLLTEAVAWPAGDTPRRAAVSAFGLSGTNAHVILEEAPAEPAAGRVPPAAGSVPVLVSAHSAAALPAQAAALAAHLRARPDDRLSDLAYTVATGRAALPYRASVVAADPAGLLRGLDEIAAGERRPARHRPGGRTAVLFTGQGAQRLGMGRGLYERFPVFAGAFDEVLAGLVPGLRDVMWGGDAAALDRTGHAQGALFAVEVALFRLVESWGVVPAAVAGHSIGEVAAAHVAGVLSLSDACALVVARSRLMQALPVGGAMTVVEASEAEIGPYLGRVDLAAVNGLTSVVVSGAADAVAEVAAVFAGRGRRTRALRVSHAFHSTLMDPILDEFSTTIASLEYAVPAIPIVSTLTGRPATGDDLRSADYWTRQLRQPVRYADAVRALHDTGVTIAVEIGPDGVLSAMGPGCLDPEAAVTFVPLLKAGRPEPDELVGGLATAHDHGAAVDWPAFFAGTGAARTDLPTYRFQRSPYWRDTPAVTADPLAPLHYRVEWAPVDIGPGALTGRWLVLHGWADRRVTTVLDALAAHGAEVVAIPVSGLDRPAIAALLAAAPAALPAPVGVLSLLALDTTAHRDHPEISRGLADTVTLAQVLGDAGVTAPLWCLTQHAVAAGDRHDVDAGQSAVWGLGAGLALERPDTWGGLIDLPPVLGPATAGRLAAVLSGATGEDQVALRPDGAYARRLTRPSPGTTGDSWQPRGTVLVTGGTGALGGHVARWLATAGADRIVLVSRRGEAADGATELAAEITALGAEPVIVAGDVADRDALAAVLDRFPVDAVVHAAGTAQPMAPLEELTLAGFAATAGAKTTGAVHLDALLADTPLDAFILFSSGSAVWGSAAQAAYGSANAHLDGIAAARRARGGAAVSIGWGSWDAGMVDAPIAAAMRRIGAPAMNPALAVRALGRVGAGADPQPVIADIQWDRFSPAYTLARPRPLLHDLPEAAVAPSAPTAAVDTLAALSAADRADAIDRLVRTAVAGLLGYADPDAVDTDRPFTDLGFDSVSAVGLRTRLNERTGRNLPSTLVFDHVTPGALTDHLIGLYAADGAPPSAMDHLARLEQAVDAAAPDDPDRRPLAARLRALLGRLDGAADADDVNQRLDGATADDVLAFIDAEFGS from the coding sequence ATGGGACAGGACGAGACGATGAGCGACGACCGACTCCGGGGCTACCTGCGGCGGGCCGTCGCCGACCTGGACGACGCCAAACGCCGGCTGCGCGAGGCCGAGCAGAGCCGCCACGAGCCGATCGCGATCGTGTCGGCCGCCTGCCGGTTCCCGGGCGGGGCCGACACCTCGGAACGGCTCTGGGACCTGCTGGCCGCCGGGACCGATGCGATCAGCGACTTCCCGATGGACCGCGGCTGGGACCTGGCCGCCCTGTACGACCCGGAGCCCGGCACGCCGGGTAGGACCTACGTCCGTACCGGCGGGTTCCTGCACGACGCCGCCGACTTCGACGCCGACTTCTTCCGGATGAGCCCGCGCGAGGCCCGGGAGACCGACCCGCAGCAGCGGCTGCTGCTGGAGACCGCGTGGGAGGCGGTGGAACGGGCCGGGATCGCACCGACCGCGCTGCGGGGCACCCCGACCGGGGTGTTCGCCGGCGTCGTCTACCACGACTACAGCACCGACGGCGGGCCCGGCGGCCTGGCCAGCGTCGCCTCCGGCCGGATCGCCTACCTGATGGACCTGACCGGCCCGGTGGTCACCGTGGACACCGCCTGCTCGTCCTCGCTGGTCGCCCTGCACTGGGCGGTGCGGGCGCTGCGCTCCGGCGAATGTTCCCTGGCCCTGGTCGGCGGCGCCACCGTGATGGCCGGCCCGGCCTCGTTCGTCGGATTCAGCCAGGACCGCGGACTCTCCCCGGACGGCCGCTGCCGGTCGTTCGCGGCCGCCGCCGACGGCACCGCCTGGGGCGAGGGCGCCGGCATGCTGCTGCTGGAACGGCTCGGCGACGCCCGCCGCAACGGGCACCCGGTGCTGGCCGTGGTGCGCGGCAGCGCGGTCAACTCGGACGGCGCCAGCAACGGCCTGACCGCCCCCAACGGGCCGGCCCAGCAGCGGCTGATCCGGGCCGCGCTGGCCGACGCCCGGCTGCGCGCCGACCAGGTCGACGCGGTCGAGGCGCACGGCACCGGCACCACGCTGGGCGACCCGATCGAGGCCGAGGCGCTGCTCGCCACCTACGGCCGGCAGCGCCGCGACGGGCGGCCACTGTGGCTAGGCTCGGTCAAGTCGAACATCGGGCACACCCAGGCCGCGGCCGGCGTCGGCGGCATCATCAAGCTCCTCGAGGCGCTGCGGCACGAAACCCTGCCACCGACCCTGCACGTCGACGAACCCTCCGGGCACGTCGACTGGACCACCGGTGACGTCCGGCTGCTCACCGAGGCGGTGGCCTGGCCGGCCGGGGACACCCCGCGCCGGGCCGCGGTCTCCGCCTTCGGGCTCAGCGGCACCAACGCGCACGTGATCCTGGAGGAGGCGCCGGCCGAACCGGCCGCCGGCCGGGTGCCACCCGCCGCCGGCAGCGTGCCGGTGCTCGTCTCGGCCCACTCGGCGGCGGCCCTGCCGGCGCAGGCCGCCGCGCTCGCCGCGCACCTGCGGGCCCGGCCCGACGACCGGCTGTCCGACCTCGCCTACACCGTGGCCACCGGCCGGGCGGCGCTGCCGTACCGGGCGTCGGTGGTCGCCGCCGACCCGGCCGGCCTGCTCCGCGGCCTCGACGAGATCGCCGCGGGCGAGCGCCGGCCGGCCCGGCACCGCCCGGGCGGCCGGACCGCCGTCCTGTTCACCGGTCAGGGTGCGCAGCGTCTGGGGATGGGTCGTGGGTTGTACGAGCGGTTCCCGGTGTTCGCGGGTGCGTTCGATGAGGTGTTGGCGGGGTTGGTGCCGGGGTTGCGGGACGTGATGTGGGGTGGTGACGCGGCGGCGTTGGATCGGACGGGTCATGCGCAGGGTGCGTTGTTCGCCGTCGAGGTGGCGTTGTTCCGGCTGGTGGAGTCGTGGGGTGTGGTGCCTGCGGCGGTGGCTGGTCATTCGATCGGTGAGGTTGCTGCGGCGCATGTGGCGGGGGTGTTGTCGCTGTCGGATGCGTGTGCGTTGGTGGTGGCTCGGAGCCGGTTGATGCAGGCGTTGCCGGTGGGTGGGGCGATGACGGTCGTCGAGGCTTCGGAGGCGGAGATCGGGCCGTATCTGGGTCGGGTCGATCTGGCCGCGGTCAACGGGCTCACCTCGGTCGTGGTCTCCGGTGCGGCGGATGCGGTGGCGGAGGTGGCCGCGGTCTTCGCCGGCCGGGGCCGCCGTACCCGCGCGCTGCGGGTCTCGCACGCCTTCCACTCCACGCTGATGGACCCAATCCTCGACGAATTCTCGACCACGATCGCTTCGCTGGAGTACGCCGTACCGGCCATCCCGATCGTCTCCACGCTCACCGGCCGCCCGGCCACCGGGGACGACCTGCGCTCCGCCGACTACTGGACGCGGCAACTGCGGCAGCCCGTCCGCTACGCCGACGCCGTCCGCGCCCTGCACGACACCGGCGTCACCATCGCCGTCGAGATCGGCCCCGACGGCGTGCTCAGCGCGATGGGCCCCGGCTGCCTGGACCCGGAGGCCGCGGTCACCTTCGTGCCGCTGCTCAAAGCCGGCCGTCCCGAGCCGGACGAACTGGTCGGCGGCCTCGCCACGGCCCACGACCACGGCGCCGCGGTGGACTGGCCCGCATTCTTCGCCGGGACCGGCGCCGCCCGGACCGACCTGCCCACCTACCGCTTCCAGCGCAGCCCGTACTGGCGGGACACCCCGGCGGTCACCGCCGACCCGCTGGCCCCGCTGCACTACCGGGTCGAGTGGGCGCCGGTCGACATCGGTCCGGGCGCCCTGACCGGCCGCTGGCTCGTCCTGCACGGCTGGGCCGACCGGCGCGTCACCACGGTCCTGGACGCGCTGGCCGCGCACGGCGCCGAGGTCGTCGCGATCCCGGTCTCCGGCCTGGACCGCCCGGCGATCGCCGCCCTGCTGGCCGCCGCCCCGGCCGCCCTGCCGGCGCCGGTCGGCGTGCTCTCCCTGCTCGCCCTCGACACCACCGCGCACCGCGACCACCCGGAGATCAGCCGCGGCCTGGCCGACACGGTCACCCTGGCCCAGGTGCTCGGCGACGCCGGCGTCACCGCACCCCTGTGGTGCCTGACCCAGCACGCGGTCGCGGCCGGCGACCGGCACGACGTGGACGCCGGGCAGAGCGCGGTCTGGGGCCTCGGCGCCGGCCTCGCCCTGGAACGCCCGGACACCTGGGGCGGCCTGATCGACCTGCCGCCGGTCCTCGGCCCGGCCACCGCCGGCCGGCTCGCCGCCGTGCTCAGCGGCGCCACCGGCGAGGACCAGGTGGCGCTGCGGCCGGACGGCGCCTACGCCCGCCGGCTCACCCGGCCCAGCCCCGGCACCACCGGCGACAGCTGGCAGCCGCGCGGCACGGTGCTGGTCACCGGCGGCACCGGCGCCCTCGGCGGGCACGTCGCCCGGTGGCTGGCGACCGCCGGCGCGGACCGGATCGTGCTGGTCAGCCGCCGCGGCGAGGCCGCCGACGGAGCCACCGAGCTGGCCGCCGAGATCACCGCGCTCGGCGCCGAACCGGTGATCGTGGCCGGCGACGTCGCCGACCGTGACGCGCTCGCCGCCGTCCTGGACCGGTTCCCGGTCGACGCGGTCGTCCACGCGGCCGGTACCGCCCAGCCGATGGCCCCGCTCGAAGAGCTCACCCTGGCCGGGTTCGCGGCCACCGCCGGCGCCAAGACCACCGGCGCCGTCCACCTCGACGCCCTGCTGGCCGACACCCCGCTGGACGCTTTCATCCTGTTCTCCTCCGGCTCCGCCGTCTGGGGCAGCGCCGCCCAGGCCGCCTACGGCAGCGCCAACGCCCACCTGGACGGCATTGCCGCCGCCCGCCGGGCCCGCGGCGGCGCCGCCGTGTCGATCGGCTGGGGCTCCTGGGACGCCGGCATGGTCGACGCCCCGATCGCCGCCGCCATGCGCCGGATCGGCGCCCCGGCGATGAACCCCGCCCTCGCCGTCCGGGCGCTCGGCCGGGTCGGCGCCGGCGCCGACCCGCAACCGGTCATCGCCGACATCCAGTGGGACCGGTTCAGCCCCGCCTACACGCTGGCCCGGCCCCGGCCGCTGCTGCACGACCTGCCCGAAGCGGCCGTGGCGCCATCCGCCCCGACGGCCGCCGTCGACACCCTGGCCGCGCTGTCCGCCGCGGACCGCGCCGACGCCATCGACCGCCTGGTCCGCACCGCGGTGGCCGGCCTGCTCGGCTATGCCGACCCGGACGCCGTCGACACCGACCGGCCGTTCACCGACCTCGGCTTCGACTCGGTCTCCGCGGTCGGCCTGCGCACCCGGCTCAACGAGCGGACCGGCCGCAACCTGCCCAGCACGCTGGTCTTCGATCACGTCACCCCGGGCGCGCTCACCGACCACCTGATCGGCCTGTACGCCGCGGACGGCGCGCCGCCCTCGGCCATGGATCACCTGGCCCGGCTGGAACAGGCGGTGGACGCCGCCGCCCCGGACGACCCGGACCGGCGCCCGCTGGCCGCCCGGCTGCGCGCCCTGCTCGGCCGCCTCGACGGGGCCGCCGACGCCGACGACGTCAACCAGCGTCTCGACGGCGCCACGGCCGACGACGTGCTGGCCTTCATCGACGCCGAATTCGGCTCCTGA